The Periplaneta americana isolate PAMFEO1 chromosome 2, P.americana_PAMFEO1_priV1, whole genome shotgun sequence genome has a window encoding:
- the LOC138714869 gene encoding uncharacterized protein isoform X7, whose amino-acid sequence MDDGDTEKDCRTQDNTSVPKSFTCNRCDESFGDRQQLRDHMITHIALMEMSETESASEPLALENEDIIKKESKIDPLALEDVNSVLVDSIKAEPTNDPLSLKNGEDTDAKPLPQVGTFLQVNVNNIKIEPSDVNCDGVPDVSYEGNEDPVSYPVMKFETVEESWNVGAGKKEPISITTEEDDGLTQTTHGYD is encoded by the exons ATGGATGATGGAGACACAGAGAAGGATTGTCGGACCCAAGATAACACTTCGGTTCCAAAATCTTTCACGTGTAATAGATGTGATGAGAGTTTTGGAGACCGGCAGCAACTCAGGGATCATATGATAACCCATATAG CTCTCATGGAGATGAGTGAAACAGAATCCGCATCTGAACCATTGGCTCTTGAGAATGAAGACATAATTAAAAAGGAATCCAAAATAGACCCATTGGCTCTGGAAGATGTGAACTCAGTTCTCGTGGATAGCATTAAAGCAGAGCCCACAAATGACCCATTGTCTTTGAAGAATGGAGAGGATACAGATGCTAAACCATTACCACAG GTAGGAACATTTTTGCAAGTGAATGTGAACAATATCAAGATAGAACCTTCTGACGTCAACTGTGATGGTGTACCAGATGTTTCATATGAAGGAAATGAAGACCCTGTTTCATATCCCGTGATGAAGTTTGAAACTGTG GAAGAGTCGTGGAATGTGGGTGCAGGCAAGAAGGAGCCAATATCGATCACGACAGAGGAGGATGATGGCTTGACACAAAC TACTCATGGATACGATTAA
- the LOC138714869 gene encoding zinc finger protein 883-like isoform X1: MDDGDTEKDCRTQDNTSVPKSFTCNRCDESFGDRQQLRDHMITHIALMEMSETESASEPLALENEDIIKKESKIDPLALEDVNSVLVDSIKAEPTNDPLSLKNGEDTDAKPLPQVGTFLQVNVNNIKIEPSDVNCDGVPDVSYEGNEDPVSYPVMKFETVEESWNVGAGKKEPISITTEEDDGLTQTSMKLYCHDKVQIRKSDANKISEEIFTITKDTKHTEEDYILPNKICEKDVEHHTSTELEVKSFKCDICEKSFVRQYNLKLHKETHTDDKPYKCDSCGKNYRRLQNLREHVLTHTGETPLKCNICEKKFARLIFLRKHMVTHTGEKPFKCTVCDRSFGQRPNLRRHESTHITDKPFQCETCDKRFARIEYLRVHASSHNSDRLFKCNLCEKSFRHRQNFMHHTLIHTGEKPFKCDTCEKSFGRRQYLLDHVLIHMTEKHFKCNICGKSCAKKSNLQRHELTHKNNKPHVR, translated from the exons ATGGATGATGGAGACACAGAGAAGGATTGTCGGACCCAAGATAACACTTCGGTTCCAAAATCTTTCACGTGTAATAGATGTGATGAGAGTTTTGGAGACCGGCAGCAACTCAGGGATCATATGATAACCCATATAG CTCTCATGGAGATGAGTGAAACAGAATCCGCATCTGAACCATTGGCTCTTGAGAATGAAGACATAATTAAAAAGGAATCCAAAATAGACCCATTGGCTCTGGAAGATGTGAACTCAGTTCTCGTGGATAGCATTAAAGCAGAGCCCACAAATGACCCATTGTCTTTGAAGAATGGAGAGGATACAGATGCTAAACCATTACCACAG GTAGGAACATTTTTGCAAGTGAATGTGAACAATATCAAGATAGAACCTTCTGACGTCAACTGTGATGGTGTACCAGATGTTTCATATGAAGGAAATGAAGACCCTGTTTCATATCCCGTGATGAAGTTTGAAACTGTG GAAGAGTCGTGGAATGTGGGTGCAGGCAAGAAGGAGCCAATATCGATCACGACAGAGGAGGATGATGGCTTGACACAAAC GTCTATGAAATTGTACTGCCATGACAAGGTACAAATACGGAAAAGCGATGCAAACAAGATCTCGGAAGAGATTTTTACGATTACCAAGGACACAAAGCATACAGAGGAAGATTATATCCTTCCAAACAAGATTTGTGAGAAAGACGTTGAGCATCATACGTCCACCGAATTGGAAGTGAAGTCTTTCAAATGCGACATTTGTGAGAAAAGTTTTGTAAGACAATATAATCTTAAGCTACACAAAGAAACTCATACAGACGATAAACCTTACAAATGTGACTCTTGTGGTAAAAATTACAGACGTTTGCAGAATCTTCGTGAACATGTTTTGACTCATACAGGGGAAACGCCGTTGAAGTGTAATATATGTGAAAAGAAATTTGCCCGACTGATTTTTCTTCGTAAACACATGGTAACccacactggcgagaaacctttcaaatgtaccGTTTGTGACAGGAGTTTTGGACAAAGACCTAATCTAAGAAGACACGAGTCAACACACATTACCGACAAGCCATTCCAATGCGAAACTTGTGATAAGAGGTTTGCACGAATTGAATATTTGCGGGTGCATGCATCGAGCCATAATAGTGATAGACTATTCAAGTGCAATCTTTGTGAGAAAAGTTTCAGACATAGACAGAATTTTATGCATCACACGTTAATtcatacaggcgagaaacctttcaaatgtgacacTTGTGAGAAGAGTTTTGGACGTCGACAATATCTTCTCGATCATGTGCTAATTCATATGACTGAAAAGCATTTCAAATGCAATATTTGTGGTAAAAGTTGTGCGAAAAAGAGTAATCTTCAGAGACATGAATTGACTCACAAAAACAATAAACCGCATGTACGATAA
- the LOC138714869 gene encoding zinc finger protein 888-like isoform X4 — protein sequence MEMSETESASEPLALENEDIIKKESKIDPLALEDVNSVLVDSIKAEPTNDPLSLKNGEDTDAKPLPQVGTFLQVNVNNIKIEPSDVNCDGVPDVSYEGNEDPVSYPVMKFETVEESWNVGAGKKEPISITTEEDDGLTQTSMKLYCHDKVQIRKSDANKISEEIFTITKDTKHTEEDYILPNKICEKDVEHHTSTELEVKSFKCDICEKSFVRQYNLKLHKETHTDDKPYKCDSCGKNYRRLQNLREHVLTHTGETPLKCNICEKKFARLIFLRKHMVTHTGEKPFKCTVCDRSFGQRPNLRRHESTHITDKPFQCETCDKRFARIEYLRVHASSHNSDRLFKCNLCEKSFRHRQNFMHHTLIHTGEKPFKCDTCEKSFGRRQYLLDHVLIHMTEKHFKCNICGKSCAKKSNLQRHELTHKNNKPHVR from the exons ATGGAGATGAGTGAAACAGAATCCGCATCTGAACCATTGGCTCTTGAGAATGAAGACATAATTAAAAAGGAATCCAAAATAGACCCATTGGCTCTGGAAGATGTGAACTCAGTTCTCGTGGATAGCATTAAAGCAGAGCCCACAAATGACCCATTGTCTTTGAAGAATGGAGAGGATACAGATGCTAAACCATTACCACAG GTAGGAACATTTTTGCAAGTGAATGTGAACAATATCAAGATAGAACCTTCTGACGTCAACTGTGATGGTGTACCAGATGTTTCATATGAAGGAAATGAAGACCCTGTTTCATATCCCGTGATGAAGTTTGAAACTGTG GAAGAGTCGTGGAATGTGGGTGCAGGCAAGAAGGAGCCAATATCGATCACGACAGAGGAGGATGATGGCTTGACACAAAC GTCTATGAAATTGTACTGCCATGACAAGGTACAAATACGGAAAAGCGATGCAAACAAGATCTCGGAAGAGATTTTTACGATTACCAAGGACACAAAGCATACAGAGGAAGATTATATCCTTCCAAACAAGATTTGTGAGAAAGACGTTGAGCATCATACGTCCACCGAATTGGAAGTGAAGTCTTTCAAATGCGACATTTGTGAGAAAAGTTTTGTAAGACAATATAATCTTAAGCTACACAAAGAAACTCATACAGACGATAAACCTTACAAATGTGACTCTTGTGGTAAAAATTACAGACGTTTGCAGAATCTTCGTGAACATGTTTTGACTCATACAGGGGAAACGCCGTTGAAGTGTAATATATGTGAAAAGAAATTTGCCCGACTGATTTTTCTTCGTAAACACATGGTAACccacactggcgagaaacctttcaaatgtaccGTTTGTGACAGGAGTTTTGGACAAAGACCTAATCTAAGAAGACACGAGTCAACACACATTACCGACAAGCCATTCCAATGCGAAACTTGTGATAAGAGGTTTGCACGAATTGAATATTTGCGGGTGCATGCATCGAGCCATAATAGTGATAGACTATTCAAGTGCAATCTTTGTGAGAAAAGTTTCAGACATAGACAGAATTTTATGCATCACACGTTAATtcatacaggcgagaaacctttcaaatgtgacacTTGTGAGAAGAGTTTTGGACGTCGACAATATCTTCTCGATCATGTGCTAATTCATATGACTGAAAAGCATTTCAAATGCAATATTTGTGGTAAAAGTTGTGCGAAAAAGAGTAATCTTCAGAGACATGAATTGACTCACAAAAACAATAAACCGCATGTACGATAA
- the LOC138714869 gene encoding uncharacterized protein isoform X9: MDDGDTEKDCRTQDNTSVPKSFTCNRCDESFGDRQQLRDHMITHIALMEMSETESASEPLALENEDIIKKESKIDPLALEDVNSVLVDSIKAEPTNDPLSLKNGEDTDAKPLPQVGTFLQVNVNNIKIEPSDVNCDGVPDVSYEGNEDPVSYPVMKFETVSRGMWVQARRSQYRSRQRRMMA; this comes from the exons ATGGATGATGGAGACACAGAGAAGGATTGTCGGACCCAAGATAACACTTCGGTTCCAAAATCTTTCACGTGTAATAGATGTGATGAGAGTTTTGGAGACCGGCAGCAACTCAGGGATCATATGATAACCCATATAG CTCTCATGGAGATGAGTGAAACAGAATCCGCATCTGAACCATTGGCTCTTGAGAATGAAGACATAATTAAAAAGGAATCCAAAATAGACCCATTGGCTCTGGAAGATGTGAACTCAGTTCTCGTGGATAGCATTAAAGCAGAGCCCACAAATGACCCATTGTCTTTGAAGAATGGAGAGGATACAGATGCTAAACCATTACCACAG GTAGGAACATTTTTGCAAGTGAATGTGAACAATATCAAGATAGAACCTTCTGACGTCAACTGTGATGGTGTACCAGATGTTTCATATGAAGGAAATGAAGACCCTGTTTCATATCCCGTGATGAAGTTTGAAACTGTG AGTCGTGGAATGTGGGTGCAGGCAAGAAGGAGCCAATATCGATCACGACAGAGGAGGATGATGGCTTGA
- the LOC138714869 gene encoding uncharacterized protein isoform X6: MDDGDTEKDCRTQDNTSVPKSFTCNRCDESFGDRQQLRDHMITHIALMEMSETESASEPLALENEDIIKKESKIDPLALEDVNSVLVDSIKAEPTNDPLSLKNGEDTDAKPLPQVGTFLQVNVNNIKIEPSDVNCDGVPDVSYEGNEDPVSYPVMKFETVEESWNVGAGKKEPISITTEEDDGLTQTKENSWK; the protein is encoded by the exons ATGGATGATGGAGACACAGAGAAGGATTGTCGGACCCAAGATAACACTTCGGTTCCAAAATCTTTCACGTGTAATAGATGTGATGAGAGTTTTGGAGACCGGCAGCAACTCAGGGATCATATGATAACCCATATAG CTCTCATGGAGATGAGTGAAACAGAATCCGCATCTGAACCATTGGCTCTTGAGAATGAAGACATAATTAAAAAGGAATCCAAAATAGACCCATTGGCTCTGGAAGATGTGAACTCAGTTCTCGTGGATAGCATTAAAGCAGAGCCCACAAATGACCCATTGTCTTTGAAGAATGGAGAGGATACAGATGCTAAACCATTACCACAG GTAGGAACATTTTTGCAAGTGAATGTGAACAATATCAAGATAGAACCTTCTGACGTCAACTGTGATGGTGTACCAGATGTTTCATATGAAGGAAATGAAGACCCTGTTTCATATCCCGTGATGAAGTTTGAAACTGTG GAAGAGTCGTGGAATGTGGGTGCAGGCAAGAAGGAGCCAATATCGATCACGACAGAGGAGGATGATGGCTTGACACAAAC GAAGGAAAATTCTTGGAAGTGA